Genomic window (Gammaproteobacteria bacterium):
TTTTCGGTGATGACCGTCAATGCACGCGGCAGGTCGCCCGCTGCAACCGACTCTTCCTTTGCCAGGTCCAGCAATACGTAGCTTTGCTTGCGACCGCGCTGCTCGCCCTTTCGAAGCGTGTTCTCCGCATTGATGCGCGTGGTGACCTCGGTATCGAATTCCTCGGCGATGTCCGCATAGGCAAAACGTGTCCGGATGCCATCCAGCGTGTCGGCGTTGAATCGAAACGCAAGGAAACACAGCAGCACAAGCACGGCATAGATAAGCAGGCCGATCATCACCGGCAACTGCTCGCCCATGAAGATCAGGTTCAGCCCGACCGGCAGGACGGCAAAACTCGAAAACACCAGGTAGCTTCTGAAATCGAAAGACAGCAGGGGAATCGCCAGGGCGGCCACACTGAGCAACATCACGGCCAGCAGGCTTTGCTGCGCGATGTCGGCCGGCGGGAAGAAAACGACGCCGACCAGGCCCCACGACACGGCACTCAGGAAGTTGCCGAAGCGGAATATCCGGAACCATTTCTTGGCGTCCGCCGCGACGATGTGTCGACTGTGAAACTGGAACGTCAGCAGCAGTCGAATCAGTTCCACGGCACCGGCATAGATGGCCCATGCCATGAACAGTTCCGGATCGGCGGCCCCTTTGAAGAGATAGGCGATGAGGCCGAATACCGCGAGCGCGGCAAAATGCACTGGCCGGGCATAAGAAAACAGCAGGTTGGTCTGCTGTGCCAGGACCTTGCTGTCGATCTGCGGATTGCTGACCGTCGGGTTGTGGATTGTTGCAATCGCCACCAGCCAGATCCCTTACCTTTTTAACGACTGCAGGCCCCTGGGGACCTGCGTGTGATGCGTATTCATGACCCTACCCCCCTGCAGAAGGCGCCCCGTGCGCGGTGCGTTATGTAAAGTTTAGCAGCAGTTGGCCGTCGCCATGTCAGTGTTTGCTGAATCGTGCACCTGACTTTACCCTTGCAGGATGAAAATCATTGCAGCATTTATGGCCTCGCTTTCCCTCTTCCTGGTCGGGGGCTGCAGCCTGTTTGCCGAATGGGAAAGCGGACGCGTGGAGACGGTGGCCAGAAGCGAGGACCGGGCGTGCCGGCAGCGGGATTACCAATGGCCTTCCGAAGCCTATATCGAGTGCCGCTTGCAGCTTTACAACCATCGCAACCGGGAGAACTGGGAACGACTGTCCTTGTCGCAAAATTCGCCCGGCGAGATTTCCGCTGCCGCAAACAGAAGCGGCGAGCGGTACAAACCGGCTCGCCGCGATAACTTCGATTGCGAGATGCGCCCTTCCAGCGCGGGCGATATCGATTACGTGCATTGCGCCGAAACCGATACCGCCCGACCGGACATCAATCCCTGACGGTACCGAGAATGGCATCGCGCCCTTCGTTCTCGAGTATGTCGGCCACCTTCTGACGCACCCGCAGGTTCACCGTCTGGGGGTCAGCCGCCGACTCCTTGATTTCCCAGCGTTGCTGGCCGAGCGACTCGCCGCCCGGGCCACTGATCCGCAAGGACACGACGGCACGCTTCCAGAACCAGCCCTGCCGCTTAGGCAGCTCGGCAGTCTCCACTTCCAGGCTTGCCTGGTAAGTGCCATCCGGTGACAGGCTGAAACCGCTGTCGCCGAGGCTGCCGGCCAGTAGCCCCTTCCATTCGTCGGATGCCACTGGCTCCAGGGTGATGCGGGACAAGGCCGTGCGCAGGTCGCTTTCCAGCTGGCCAAGCGGCCAGCGCGGTGGCGTTCCACGACCGGTTGCATCAACGGCCTGCAACATCGATTGCACAACCGCACGACGTCGTTGGTTTTCCACTACACGCACGGCGATGCTCGCCTTTTCGAATACGTCATCGCTCCGGCGTGCAGCTGCCAGCATGGCGTCTGCTCCGGCATCCAGGCTCTGGATCTCCTGGCGCAAGCGCAGGCTTGCACGCGCACGCTCGAGCACGGCCAGCGCATGGAACTGGCGGGTCGCCGGATCCTGCCAGACCTCCGGAACCGTCACGCCTTCCAGGACCTGCTCGGTCTGCACGTTCAGCTCGCGGTTGATCTCCTGCGAATAGCTGTCGCCATCGGCGCCGCGGCTGAAGTTGCGGACATCCGATGCCGACTCGTCGATCTTCACCCGGAAGGTCTTTGCCAGGTCGGCTCGCGCGCGATCGCGCGCAGCATCGCGGGTGTCGCCGGAACCGATACCGGTCAGGTAGCTGCTGGCGGGGTAATCCGCTGCCGAGCCATCCAGCCAGTCCGGGGCTGCCGGTCGCGTATCACCGCCCGCGCAGGCGGCAAGAACGAATCCGAGAGCACCGGTAAAGATAATTCTGCTTGCTGTCTTCATGATCAAATCCTCAGCTACTTGCGATTAGCGTTGCAGCCAGTAGAGGCTGCGAAATGCGGTTCGATTCTCTGCCAGCGAGCTGACATCGAAAGTCTCCTGGAAAAGCGGTACTCCGAAACGGTCCTGCAGCGAAACGGTCACGTCGCCGACATCGTCGGGCAAGGGCACCCTCAAAAGGAATTGCTCGCCCGGCAAGGTACTCCAGCTGCGCACGTCTGCGTTCTCGACAACCGCGGACACGAAATTCACGAACAGCTCGAGGCCTTCGCTCTCCTTGCCTGCCTGGTTGGCTGCTGCATTCTTCACGACGTTGCGGGCAATCGCGCGGGCAATCAGCCCTGGCATCTCATCTTCCAGCGTCGCGCGGGCAACAGGCTCCAGCATGGAAACGCGTTCACCGGCGATGCCAGCCTCGCCTGCAAACTGCGCCGTGACCTGCGCCACCCGTGAAGTGCGACTGACCAACCGGGGCAAGGACAAGCGATAGATCTTGCCGGACAACTGGTCCTGCTGGACCTGTGACACTTCGACGCGACGCGGCACCAGCCCGGCACCAACGACGACCAGCAGTTGCCGCTGCCTGCTGTCCGGCACATCGGCGAGCGACACGGACGGAAACGCCCTGGCGTACTCGTCTCGCTCGGAATCCAGGCCCAACCTGTCCGCCAGGTAAACCAGCCGTTCACCGAGATCCCGGGGCATCAGGGCCGGACCCGGTTGTCGCTGGTAGGCCCGATAGGCCTTGCGATAGGAAACCAGCGCGGCGTCGGGTTCGCCATTGGCTTCGAAAATCAGCCCGGACAGGTACAAGGGAAAGGCATCGCCACCCTGGGGCGCGGCGCCATCGAATGCCCGCTCGAGAAAGGCATCGATCTGCAAGGCTTCGACGCGGGCGCTCTCGACATCGCCCGTTTCCAGGAAATTGAGCGCCTGCATGGCCCGCATGTGAAGCTGCTCGAAGGGACGCGGCTGGTAGGCATCCGAACCTTCGACCACGGAAAGCTCGCCGAGGGTCTCGGAAATGGAGGTCGCCTCCTGGAAGCGCATCAAGGGTTTGGCAGCCTCGAAAGCCGCGATGCTTCCCTCGATGTCTCCCTGCATTCTCAGAATGGCACCCTTGTTCACCAGATACAGGACCTCGTTGCGTCGACTGGCCCCCAGCGCATCAAGCAGTTGCAGCGCGCCGGATACATTGCCCTGCTGCAAGGCGTTGTCGACTGACGCCAACTGGTGGCCATAGGTCACGCATGCCGTCGTGATCAGCATCAACGTGCCTGCCACCAGCAGCCTCAGGCCGCCAGCAACTGAACTCGTCATCCCCCGCACTGCTTGCTCCTGGTCGAGGACTGCCGGCCGTCGAATCGAGACGGCCGGTCAATCGTCACGGTCGATAGCTGGATCGCTGGATGTCCTTCTTGATCTTCTTCTGGCCGATCCAGACCTTGCGATTGTCCTTCATGCTGATCAGCGTCAGGTCCACCTGGTAGTACGTCACCTGGCGGCGGCCCTCGGCATCAACAATGGTGTTGATCGTGCCAGTCAGCATGTAGTCCGCACCGATTTCCTGCCCCATGGCATTGCGCGTGTCTTCCCTGGAGTTGAGATCCTGGTCGAGGCGCTCTTCACGAACGCCCGTGCGCTCGGTCGAGGACGCGACAAAATCGACACGACCCGAATTGATCAGCTCGCGCTCCATGTCGGCAACGAAGGTCTGCACGTTGATGTGCTCGTGACTCAGGTTGCGAATCGAACCGACAATGATCGTGGGCTTGTTGCCTTCGGTGCGTCGGTGTTCCTCGATCCACGGTCGCGACAGCACGTCCGCAATCATCTCCTGCGAGACAAGACGCGAATCGGTGTCGTTCCACTTGCCGCTGAGGTCCGTCACCGATTCGGTATCGATGCGCTGTACTTTGGGCGTGGAACCACATGCAGCCAGCAACGTGGCCGACAACACAACCGCCATCAGAGTGCCAATCCTGCGCATCTCATTTCTCCTCTACGAAACGGTCAAACAGGGTTTCACCGTTCTTTTCGAAATATTCCTTGAACGCCGGGTCCATGTTCTCGGCCCTGGCGACCAGCCCTTTCACCTTGTCCAGCTCCAGCTCGAAGATGCTCCAGATGTCGCCATTCTTCTCATTGGTCCAGCGCCCGATGTTGCGAGCACCCACCAGCCGGATGTTGGTGATGTTCTTGATCTCGCGGGTAATCACCTGCTCGTTGACGCTGCCCTCGCCCAGCCCGGCAGACGCCAGGTAATCCTGCGAAACGACATCCATGTAGGACGACAGCACGCGGGCGACCTCGGTCCTGGCGCGATCGTCGGCCGTGCTCTTCTGCAAGGAGAAGTCGCCCATTTTCGGCGCCATGCCGATGCCATGGATCAGGCGGCCATCATCGGAATCCAGTGCCTGGGATCCTTCGTTCACCCAATCGGGGGCATCCTCGATGCCGAGATCGCTCTCGACCCGCGTCTTGTTGGAGCAGGCGGCCATGCCAAGGCCGATGAAAACCACCAGGACGAGCTTCAGCCAGTGGTTCTGGTTTGCGATGTCGTTGTTCATGTTGCTTACCTCTCCATTAATGCCCCGAAGGCACCTGCGTGCCGCGGGAGTAACCGTTGAATCCGGCGTTTCACCGAGTCTAGCTACAGCGGCCTGCCGATGACAGCTTCACGAATCGCCCTCGGCGGCTTCGTCTTCCGGTGGAGCCCACAGCAATCGGTCCAGGTCTCGTTCCGAATCTGCGATTTTCCCAATGGAAACGCG
Coding sequences:
- a CDS encoding LPP20 family lipoprotein, with protein sequence MKTASRIIFTGALGFVLAACAGGDTRPAAPDWLDGSAADYPASSYLTGIGSGDTRDAARDRARADLAKTFRVKIDESASDVRNFSRGADGDSYSQEINRELNVQTEQVLEGVTVPEVWQDPATRQFHALAVLERARASLRLRQEIQSLDAGADAMLAAARRSDDVFEKASIAVRVVENQRRRAVVQSMLQAVDATGRGTPPRWPLGQLESDLRTALSRITLEPVASDEWKGLLAGSLGDSGFSLSPDGTYQASLEVETAELPKRQGWFWKRAVVSLRISGPGGESLGQQRWEIKESAADPQTVNLRVRQKVADILENEGRDAILGTVRD
- a CDS encoding penicillin-binding protein activator LpoB; the encoded protein is MAVVLSATLLAACGSTPKVQRIDTESVTDLSGKWNDTDSRLVSQEMIADVLSRPWIEEHRRTEGNKPTIIVGSIRNLSHEHINVQTFVADMERELINSGRVDFVASSTERTGVREERLDQDLNSREDTRNAMGQEIGADYMLTGTINTIVDAEGRRQVTYYQVDLTLISMKDNRKVWIGQKKIKKDIQRSSYRP